One Vibrio pomeroyi genomic region harbors:
- a CDS encoding aminotransferase-like domain-containing protein — protein MEIAQSLQQIQSSYIREILAAASDPNVISLAGGLPDEKTFPIDLMKPTLENLANMPEVFQYGSTAGYGPLLEHLTQSYQLPETHTAMICTGSQQGLDLIARAYVDPNDVVVMEAPSYLGAMQVFGLVQANIVTVSQTEFGPNLDELETCFEQQSPKMFYAVPDFHNPTGVCWTTETRQKVAELCIKYNVAFIEDAPYRELRFTGTELPLVSSFCPDNSIVLRSFSKIASPGLRIGAVTGKRSYLEPLIKVKQGADLHSSVPMQALLVGLLKHEDFNLHMENIRTLYKSRYEVLFSELEKQLPADCVLKSVDGGMFIWVEIPECDTFELAKTLLSNGVAVVPSPVFYPKADEAKAALRLNFTNATPEELTEAVKRLAEVLNQAQSLTR, from the coding sequence ATGGAAATCGCACAGTCATTACAACAGATTCAATCTTCATACATTCGAGAGATCCTCGCAGCCGCAAGCGATCCAAATGTCATTTCATTAGCCGGTGGTTTACCGGATGAGAAAACATTTCCTATCGATTTGATGAAGCCAACGCTAGAAAACCTAGCGAACATGCCTGAAGTTTTCCAATACGGTTCGACTGCAGGTTACGGCCCATTGCTTGAACACCTAACGCAAAGCTACCAATTACCAGAGACTCACACAGCCATGATCTGTACTGGCTCTCAACAAGGTTTGGATTTAATTGCTCGTGCGTATGTTGATCCGAATGATGTAGTTGTAATGGAAGCGCCAAGCTACTTGGGTGCGATGCAAGTGTTTGGTTTGGTTCAGGCTAACATTGTGACTGTGTCTCAAACTGAATTTGGCCCGAACCTAGACGAACTAGAGACTTGCTTTGAACAGCAATCGCCAAAGATGTTCTATGCCGTACCAGATTTCCATAACCCGACTGGCGTTTGTTGGACAACGGAAACTCGTCAAAAAGTGGCTGAGCTGTGTATCAAATACAACGTAGCATTCATTGAAGATGCGCCTTACCGTGAGCTGCGCTTCACAGGAACAGAGCTGCCGTTGGTATCGTCTTTCTGCCCAGACAACTCTATCGTTCTTCGTTCATTCTCTAAGATTGCATCGCCAGGTTTACGCATTGGCGCAGTAACCGGCAAACGCAGCTACCTTGAGCCACTGATTAAAGTGAAGCAAGGTGCAGATTTACACTCAAGTGTACCTATGCAAGCGCTGCTTGTTGGTCTTCTAAAGCATGAAGATTTCAATCTGCACATGGAAAACATTCGCACCCTGTACAAGTCTCGTTATGAAGTGCTGTTTTCAGAACTAGAGAAACAACTGCCTGCTGACTGCGTATTAAAATCCGTAGATGGTGGAATGTTCATTTGGGTAGAAATCCCAGAGTGTGACACCTTCGAGCTGGCTAAAACTCTACTTTCGAATGGCGTAGCCGTTGTACCGAGCCCAGTATTCTATCCAAAGGCTGATGAAGCAAAAGCTGCACTCCGCTTAAACTTCACTAATGCCACCCCAGAAGAATTGACCGAAGCGGTGAAACGCTTAGCGGAAGTACTTAACCAAGCGCAATCGCTGACTAGATAA
- a CDS encoding LysR family transcriptional regulator: MKAKDISNLYLFCQSVECGGFAAASLQTHVSAPTLSRAVAHLEDKLGEKLVHRNAKQFQLTTAGDEYYQRFASLFSQLDHEWTQLSNSQPVLTGEIRVSCPEPFADYFLQKIAIEFMEMHPEVNISIHFSAGTERFFDEQIDLALVTSPPHATHLIQRQLFESPLVLAASPSYIEKNGTPNSAEELVSHRLLSGNNMPYWDLKQQGKTIRVPYQPKYSVSSLRLNIEATLLGAGICLMPKSSFERFASQDKLVEVLPDVECPTGKAFMLWADRKLIASRVVAFRDMIFERFENSAEFLVSINEDRNE; this comes from the coding sequence ATGAAAGCTAAAGATATCTCCAATCTATACCTGTTTTGTCAGTCTGTTGAGTGTGGTGGCTTTGCCGCTGCAAGTTTGCAAACTCATGTGTCTGCGCCAACGTTATCAAGAGCCGTGGCTCACCTTGAAGATAAACTCGGAGAAAAGCTGGTGCACCGCAACGCTAAGCAATTCCAACTGACGACGGCGGGTGATGAGTATTATCAACGCTTTGCTTCGCTATTTTCTCAGCTTGATCATGAGTGGACTCAGCTGTCCAATAGCCAGCCAGTGTTAACCGGTGAGATTCGAGTGTCGTGCCCAGAGCCATTTGCCGATTACTTTTTGCAAAAGATCGCGATTGAGTTTATGGAGATGCACCCAGAGGTGAATATCTCGATTCATTTCAGCGCAGGAACCGAACGATTTTTTGATGAGCAGATCGATTTAGCCTTGGTAACTAGCCCTCCGCATGCCACACATCTTATCCAACGCCAGCTGTTTGAATCGCCATTGGTGTTAGCCGCTTCCCCAAGTTATATCGAGAAAAACGGTACGCCAAACAGTGCTGAAGAGCTGGTGTCACATCGGCTGTTGTCTGGAAATAACATGCCTTACTGGGATTTGAAGCAGCAAGGTAAAACCATTCGTGTGCCTTACCAACCTAAGTACTCGGTCAGTAGTTTAAGGCTCAACATTGAGGCGACCCTATTGGGGGCTGGGATATGCTTGATGCCGAAGTCGTCATTTGAGCGCTTTGCATCGCAAGATAAATTGGTGGAGGTGTTACCAGACGTGGAATGCCCGACAGGAAAAGCCTTTATGCTGTGGGCAGATAGAAAGCTGATAGCAAGCCGAGTGGTGGCGTTTAGGGATATGATCTTTGAGAGGTTTGAGAATTCTGCTGAGTTTTTGGTTTCGATTAATGAAGACAGAAACGAATAA